A single genomic interval of Streptomyces graminofaciens harbors:
- a CDS encoding DM13 domain-containing protein — MGRVRGFVTKPVVVAVLGLVVVAVGLGLYWFQPWKLWTDDTVREPVPTPAATSTAGPRTVARGELISHEHDTSGSVRLLRLADGSYVLRLVDLDTSNGPDLRVWLSDAPVEKGRDGWHVFDDDGYEHVSLGGLKGNKGDQNYQLPADVDPTAYTSVSIWCERFNVSFGAAELARD; from the coding sequence ATCGGGAGAGTGCGCGGGTTCGTGACCAAGCCGGTCGTCGTCGCGGTGCTGGGCCTGGTCGTTGTCGCGGTCGGCCTGGGGCTGTACTGGTTCCAGCCGTGGAAGCTGTGGACGGACGACACGGTACGGGAGCCGGTGCCGACGCCGGCGGCGACATCGACCGCCGGGCCGCGTACCGTCGCGCGCGGCGAGCTGATCAGCCACGAGCACGACACCTCCGGCTCGGTACGGCTGCTGCGGCTGGCCGATGGCTCGTATGTGCTGCGGCTGGTGGACCTCGACACCAGCAACGGGCCCGATCTGCGGGTGTGGTTGAGCGACGCGCCGGTGGAGAAGGGCAGGGACGGCTGGCACGTCTTCGACGACGACGGGTACGAACACGTCAGCCTCGGCGGCCTCAAGGGCAACAAGGGCGACCAGAACTACCAGCTGCCCGCCGATGTCGACCCGACCGCGTACACGAGCGTCAGCATCTGGTGCGAGCGGTTCAATGTGTCCTTCGGGGCGGCGGAGTTGGCGCGGGACTGA
- a CDS encoding glycoside hydrolase family 43 protein, which yields MAATVPLAATGALTLGAGTAHAADSAYAMVYFTESNTMLEANYGLHLAVSQDGLNWMPLNQNAPVVTPTLGAGGLRDPFVMRKQDGTFVVLATDLSGTDWTRTSVNIHVWDSTDLRTFTGYRLLKLHDMSNTHSWAPEAYWDASRGLYGILYSSVNSSGHNVIMVSYTTDFKTTANPQVFFDPGYDVIDGNLTVGVNGVNYLYFKKDQTLVGARSTSLTPGSFTPFSTAVAHGGTEAPTVVKSLTSNSWYLWGDTYTPNGVFYVWQSGDLASGTWTALDQKLYTQPLNSKHCGIHPITSTEYTNLLAKWGAPAWNRLKSYNYPSRYVRHAGFVGRIDEYPFDPFPDSQWKLVPGLADSSAISFQSVNYPTRYLRHYSYNLRVDENDGTSSFAGDATFYRTAGLADSSWASFRSYNFPTRYIRHSNYALRIDPISTTTEKADATFRVGY from the coding sequence ATGGCCGCGACCGTCCCGCTGGCCGCCACCGGCGCGCTGACCCTCGGCGCCGGCACCGCCCACGCCGCCGACTCGGCGTACGCGATGGTCTACTTCACCGAGTCCAACACCATGCTCGAGGCCAACTACGGCCTGCACCTGGCCGTCAGCCAGGACGGGCTGAACTGGATGCCGCTGAACCAGAACGCCCCCGTGGTCACCCCGACCCTGGGCGCCGGCGGACTGCGCGACCCCTTCGTCATGCGCAAGCAGGACGGCACCTTCGTCGTACTGGCGACGGACCTGTCGGGCACCGACTGGACCCGCACCAGCGTGAACATCCACGTCTGGGACTCGACCGACCTGCGCACCTTCACCGGCTACCGGCTGCTGAAGCTGCACGACATGAGCAACACCCACAGCTGGGCGCCGGAGGCCTACTGGGACGCCTCGCGCGGCCTGTACGGCATCCTCTACTCGTCGGTGAACAGCAGCGGCCACAACGTGATCATGGTCAGCTACACGACCGACTTCAAAACGACCGCGAACCCCCAGGTCTTCTTCGACCCCGGCTACGACGTCATCGACGGCAACCTCACGGTCGGCGTGAACGGCGTCAACTACCTCTACTTCAAGAAGGACCAGACCCTCGTGGGGGCCCGGTCTACGTCCCTCACCCCCGGCAGCTTCACCCCGTTCAGCACGGCGGTCGCGCACGGTGGCACGGAGGCGCCGACGGTGGTGAAGTCCCTGACGTCGAACTCGTGGTACCTCTGGGGCGACACCTACACCCCGAACGGCGTCTTCTACGTCTGGCAGTCCGGCGACCTGGCCTCCGGCACCTGGACGGCACTCGACCAGAAGCTCTACACCCAGCCGCTCAACTCCAAGCACTGCGGCATCCACCCGATCACCTCGACCGAGTACACCAACCTGCTCGCGAAGTGGGGCGCGCCCGCCTGGAACCGCCTCAAGTCGTACAACTACCCGTCCCGCTACGTCCGCCACGCCGGCTTCGTGGGCCGGATCGACGAGTACCCCTTCGACCCGTTCCCCGACTCCCAGTGGAAGCTGGTCCCGGGCCTCGCCGACTCCTCGGCGATCTCCTTCCAGTCGGTGAACTACCCCACCCGCTATCTGCGCCACTACAGCTACAACCTGCGGGTGGACGAGAACGACGGCACGTCGTCGTTCGCCGGGGACGCCACGTTCTACCGCACGGCGGGCCTCGCGGACTCCTCCTGGGCGTCCTTCCGCTCGTACAACTTCCCGACCCGCTACATCAGACACTCCAACTACGCGCTGCGGATCGACCCCATCTCCACGACGACGGAGAAGGCGGACGCGACGTTCCGCGTCGGCTACTAG
- a CDS encoding DUF6174 domain-containing protein — protein sequence MTTPAVRTRPRALALTALAAALMWATAACEDGSPAAKVNDPAWQEPSSYTYTLESSEGERSLIGRFEVTVRGGEVVKSVGLDEAGRRLVDRRPEEVPTIGELLDEAEAARKDDADKVEITYASDGHPTRICLDWEENAVDDEALYAITGYAATG from the coding sequence ATGACCACGCCCGCCGTACGAACCCGACCTCGCGCCCTGGCTCTCACCGCCCTGGCCGCAGCGCTGATGTGGGCCACCGCCGCGTGCGAGGACGGCTCCCCGGCGGCGAAGGTGAACGACCCCGCGTGGCAGGAGCCCTCCTCGTACACCTACACGCTGGAGTCGAGCGAGGGGGAACGGTCCCTGATCGGCAGGTTCGAGGTGACCGTCCGGGGCGGCGAAGTCGTGAAGTCGGTGGGGCTGGACGAGGCGGGGCGACGGCTGGTGGACCGCAGGCCGGAGGAGGTCCCCACGATCGGGGAGCTGCTGGACGAGGCGGAGGCGGCCCGGAAGGACGACGCCGACAAGGTGGAGATCACCTACGCGTCCGACGGGCACCCCACGCGGATCTGCCTGGACTGGGAGGAGAACGCGGTCGACGACGAGGCGCTCTACGCCATCACCGGCTACGCGGCCACCGGCTGA
- a CDS encoding NUDIX domain-containing protein, translating into MTVLVAAVIVHDRTGNRVVLLQRGPNAKFAQGMWDLPVGKSEPGEPITETAVRELYEETGLIVKPEALKLAHIIHGARGVDAPGGFLTVVFAAHEWTGAPENREPHKHAKVSWIDTTAVPEHFVPTTASALRCYLEGGPGISLGGWGQ; encoded by the coding sequence ATGACCGTGCTGGTCGCCGCGGTCATCGTCCACGACCGGACCGGCAACCGTGTCGTCCTCCTCCAGCGCGGCCCGAACGCCAAGTTCGCGCAGGGCATGTGGGACCTCCCCGTGGGCAAGAGCGAGCCCGGCGAGCCGATCACCGAAACCGCCGTACGCGAGCTGTACGAGGAGACCGGCCTGATCGTGAAGCCGGAGGCGCTGAAGCTCGCCCACATCATCCACGGCGCCCGAGGCGTCGACGCCCCCGGCGGCTTCCTCACCGTCGTCTTCGCCGCCCACGAGTGGACGGGTGCCCCAGAGAACCGTGAGCCTCACAAGCACGCCAAAGTCAGTTGGATCGACACCACGGCCGTCCCCGAGCACTTCGTACCCACCACCGCGAGCGCCCTGCGCTGCTATTTGGAAGGCGGCCCGGGCATATCACTGGGCGGCTGGGGCCAGTAG